One Gossypium arboreum isolate Shixiya-1 chromosome 13, ASM2569848v2, whole genome shotgun sequence genomic window, ATTGTTAATGCTGAAAAACCTGAACAGGTGGTCGTTAAACCGGTGAAACCTTTGGCTCCAGTTGGACTGATTAGTTtgatacatatatacatgactaAGGGTATAGGATATGATCTTCCAAATATATGAAAAACTTAGCtcactttgtgtctgggttaacCAAAGCCAATTTTgggttcatttttttattttccctGTAGGACTGAACAGTATCATTCTTCTTTGCTATTTCTGAAAGCAGGGATTGCAGGACAAGATAAAACTAGTTCCAATCGATCTAAAGAACAGGCCTACTTGGTACAAGGAGAACGTCTACCCACCTAACAAGGTCAGACCACATGTCTTATGATACAGCCTGGACACTATATACAATAACATAAGATGGTTGCATATTTGTTCCTAGACCACTTGCCAATTAACTCTGTCCTAAATATTATGGAAATGAAACTGCCAATTACTAATTTAAGTTTCTCTAGTGATGGTAATGGCTACCAAGAGCACCTACCAGACAAGGATGATGGTATAAAGAAAGTCAAACATTAGATTCTAAACAATGTTTCTCGGACTTGGGTGTGACGTGTGAGTGTTGGATACAAGTATGCGTCAGATATGGACATGTTTCAATTTTTTTCCAAGTCTTTTCTTGTATTTGGAAAGTCCTTGAAGGGTTATATTCTCGTACCCAATTACTTTGAAGAGTTAGAGCAACATATATGCTAAAGGTCTGGAAAATGTAAAATAACAGAGTATTGTAGTCCTCTTTTCTGCACTAATGTGAAATCAATGCAGGTGCCAGCATTGGAACACAATAATGAAGTGAAAGGAGAGAGTCTAGACTTGATCAAGTATATAGACAGCCACTTCGAAGGGCCTTCACTTTTCCCCGATGTACAATCTCAAAAGCTCTTGATTAGTTTGTTTTTCAGCTCCATGGTTCTTATTTCATGCTCATACACTAAAAAACAGGACCCTGCAAAGAAACAGTTTGCAGATGAGTTATTATCCTACATTGACTCATTCTATAAAACAGTGACTTCTTCATTCAAAGGAGAGGGCACTGAAGCAGGTGAGTTTGAGCACTTAATTTCACTTGATTTTGGATTCTGTAAATGAACTTGTGTCACCGTAATCTTAGTCTGTAAACTACACCAGGCATTGCATTTGACAACATCGAAACAGCTCTTACCAAGTTTGAGGATGGACCTTTCTTCCTTGGGCAGTTTAGTCTGGTATGTGACTAAAACTGTATCATTGCTCTTCAGTTATTGATATGCTCCTAGTTTTCATCAAGTTTCAGAAAGTAGATTGTTAAACATTGACTTCCTTTCCAATGTAATATGTATGCATATATGTATgtgtacatatataaatatatctgTGTCATCTTCAGGTGGATATAGCTTATGCACCGTTCATTGAAAGATTTCATCCTTTTTTGTTGGATGTGAAGAAGTATGATATTACTCTTGGCAGACCTAAATTGGCAACTTGGATTGAGGTACCGCTAGACATTGCTTTATTCTTGTTGTGGCATTGCAGTTTATATATACCTGAAACTTTTTTTTCGGCATTCCAGTTAAGGGTGGGAAACATGATATTTTGAACTTTGATATCATGGCCTAACCATGGTTCAAAAGTTCTATTTTTTTTAAGTCGATTCTCTATCAAAGGGTAATTGATTATCTAGAAAACATGTTCAATGTCAAAATGGCTTCATGATTCTGTACAAATTGTAGCAGTTTGGGCTTTTTGGCCTTTAGTACATCAATGGGAAATCTATCCTTGACAGGAGATGAACAAAAACGAGGGTTACACACAAACCAGGTATGATCCAAAGGAATTAGTTGAGAGCTACAAGAAACGCTTCATGGTAATCAAAATTTAAGGCTTAAGCAGTATTAAAAGTTGTATGGGATATTACCCTCTATCCTCCCCAACCCACTTTTTTACCTGACTTGTTTCTTTTGCAGGCTCATCTTTGAACAAATGATTTCCTAGTACAAAATCGAGGAACCTAGTCTGTTATTTCCAATGGCAAGCACTAGTATTGTCTGGTTCATGCTTTTATCATTGTTGAGAAAAATAGCTCCCTCTTTCCGCCGATCAGAAAATGGAAAAATAAGCATATTACTTCAGTTATGCAAAATTGATGTACTCTTACGCAAATGAGCACTCAACTTGGATTGAAAAAGTTGCTTTATTTCTAAAGCTTTTGCCTGAGATTGGGTAATCAATGGAGAAGTATCCATTGTTGCTTTGTTCAACAGAATAGAGGACCTGTTGTTATTAAAACAATGAAACAAGTATTAACCAGAAAAAATACGCTTGTCTATCTGTTATGTATGGCAGAACTTTTAGAATCTAGTTATGTCACCAATCATAGTTTTCTGTTCTCTTCATTTTTTCTATAACACCCGAACACTCATATAGTTGTTTGACACATTCAAATATGAGTACCAGGATATTATATTTGTGTTAGATATATACTGGAATCAATTACATCAAATCCTGAAAACATAAAGAGGTCAATGCCTAAAGAAACATTACTCATGGGGAGGTCGACAGCAACTTACTATTGAGAGAGAGACCTACATCCAAATGTTTCAGAAAAAGAAGCTTTCTTATCAGGAAACTCCATGAGGAACTAAATCTAGAATTTGCTGAATACCCTGTGAAAGCATAAGCCTGCCTTTATGCTGATTGAAGAATATTCAAGGAATGTGCGCTGATTCTTTAACATCAATTTCATAATCTATTCAACATAAAACTTGGTTCATAAAATGACAAACGTATAACAGGGAAAGCAATTACATTATACATAATATAATCTGCTTCAAATATTATCCATCACTTGTGTATAAGCTGTGTCCAGCTACTTGACTAGTAATTGGCATTTACAGTAGAATAACTCAGTAAGAATTTATCAGTCTCAAGTTGCAGTTGCAAATTATGGTGTAAAATGTGTTTCTATTGGGACTCAATTTAGGTACTCAGCATCCTCCACAAAAATAAAAGATGGCTCGTCCCAACATCTAAAACCTCATATCATTTAAAATGACCCTAAAacaattatgaattttaaaacaTAAGAACAGCCCATGAATATATGAATGCTGTCATCACCAAAATAGCTTAATCAAAAAGGACATTCCAACACGTGAACTTCAAGAAGCAAGGGCTTTCTAGTTAATCCAGTGAATAATGGCGGCAGCTTCAATGTGTGAAAATATTCATCATAAAGGGCATGAAGTAGCATGAGAAATTGCCACAAACAGTCCACGACAAAAGAACGCAGCCATTGCAATCCAGCAGGTGAAGTTCACGACTCCTATAATACTTTCCGTATCTTCTCCATATACACGACCAATGACATTACTGAGAGACCAGCTGAAAGATAAAGAAAAATAACACCCAAAGCAACTAAGATCCCAGTTTCTCCGAGACTGCATAAAGAGGGAGGAAGAAAAAACATGACAGTCAGATACTGCAACCAAGCTTGTTTGGCATTTATCATTTCATATTGGTCAAGGAAGAAATTTAATAAACCTGCTATCTCGTGTAGCCAGAAGGATGGTTAGTGCAGCCATTTGCGTGGCAGTTTTCCACTTCCCCAGCTTATTTACGGCAACAGCCTGATTTATGtatcaaacttaaaaaataaGCTAGAAGCAAAACTCAAGCATTTCCTactttaatatagtaaaataggTAGTTTTTTGACATCCAAGGGAGAGAAACATACCGCTAAAAGCTTACCATTTTGAGAAGCAGCCCATTCCCTAACAGCGGACATAGTTATCTACAAACAAAATGTCAACTATTTGTAagatatttataaataattcatACAAAGTATAGAACAAGACCAGCTATGGAATATATTACCTCCCTTCCAATGATGGCAATTGATGGTACATTCAGTAGCCATGGCACTTGCCCAAACACAGCAATGTTCAAAGGTCTAGAACATAATAAGACCAATGTAGCAGCAACCATAAGCTACATTCAACAGGCAGTGATTTCAGCAATTAAACTCAATCCAATGAATAACTTAAACGTttggaaaataaaaaggaaaaagagaaaacACCTTGTCTGCAACTGGATCCAAAAGAGCACCAAAGGCAGAACATAACCTCATCTGAAAGACAGAAAAACGATTTTACTATGATGAATTATATAGAATAACTAGCCTCTTATAAAacaagaggaaaaagaaaggcttCCATAGTATTACAACAAGAGGGTGTGGTAGAAAGCATACTCTTCGAGCAATGTACCCATCAAGCCAATCGGTTATAGCAGCCGCCATAAATATGCTAGTAGTAGCAGTCCTTCCCCACCAACTATCAACAGAAAAGgctaaaaagaagaagaaaatcatTTCATTACTCCCGCAACATTGGCAATACAATTAACAATTGCCACTAAGAATCCAAAAGTACACCATCCATACAGCTAACAATAATCCATAGATTTCTTTACACCATCTAAACCATATCACATTGCAACCTATCATCATTGGTTGTCATAATTCACAAATTTATTCCAAATGCAACTAAAAGCTACAATTGCCAAAAATCATCAGAGTTTATCCTAATTCATGGCCCAAAACATGAAAATAGCAAACAAACCAAGCTGACATAAACAGTCGCATGATCGTTAAGCATGTCATCACTTAAAACGTATAAAAAACCCAAACGAAAGCAAACCAAAAACCTCGTTAATGGAcacttgattttttttatttatccaAACATTAAACAGATCAAAATTAAAGATCCAAACCATGGAGTAAACAACAAATCCAGATTGCACTGCCTCGAAATCGAAACGCCATTGTCAAAACATAGTCATCATAATTAGAAAATCCGAATAAATATTCAACAGGTAAACCAAAATCTAAAATCGCAGTTGACAAGAATTCAACTAAAATATTGCAATATACGAAAGTAAGGAAAAAAGAAGAAACTGAACTGAAAATCAGCAACGGCACGGCGGCGACGCGGCCGAGAGTTAAAACAGTGGGCAAAGTTAAAATTTTGGAAGAAGAATGATTAGAATAAGCTAAACTTTGGTGGTGGTCCAGTTGCTGTTGCAGCAAAGGCTCCGAATCCATATCCGCGAGAATGCCGGAAGACCCGGATCCCGACCCGTTAAAGAATCCTTTATTGATCGCTTTTGAAGAGGAAGAGAAACAACGCAAAGCAGATCTAATAAAAGGTAAAGATATTTTTGTGTTGTTACTGGGATACAAAATTGGAGATAGGGTTAAAAGGGGAGATAAAATGCGCCGGGTTAGGATGGTGGCTGTGGCGGTCACGGTTACGGTTCGCACTTTAATTTCACCAACTTTCAGGTTGTCAGCAGTAAATCTgtctttttttttgtttaggCTTGGttaaaaaatatcatttttgtcaaattatgttttaaaaatatttagtatatgacacattaataaataattattttaaattttttataattttattttttaaataattttaataatacttaatttttaaaatatttttaaatttttaaatttaaaaataattaattgttgacGTACATACTACataaataaaatgatataaacaaataatataaattttagagttaaaattgtgaaaattaaatagagcacaaaaataaattttttataaaattagaggtcaaataaattattataccttcttcttatttaattttaatttttatttaaatactaAATGCTTTTATTTAAAtactaattttattaatatatgatATTTTAATTATCCCATCGTTAAATCATTAATAAATTGTTTTCATGGTTTCTTTATTTTCATAGTAataaatttatttctttatttataaaaatttatcaatttaatcttaattttaaaattaataatttatagcTTGATTGATTTACTAAGGCTGTAGCACCTATGAATGTTCCACGAGAACCGAATGGACGCATTGAAGCTTGGAGGTATAAATTTCACAGCATTCACAATTTTTACCAGGGATAGCAATAAGGCGAGGTGGAGTGGATTTTATCCCCTTACCTCGACTCTAAAGAAAAAATTCACCTTAAACTTAAATTCGAAATTTAGTAAAAGGTTCGATTTTGTTTTGTCTCATatcgaattttattttattattttatttttattttgaagttatatatttatttattgaaagtaaaattttagtaCATATatattaagggtatttttgtgAATATCTCAAGATAGGGCGGGGCAAATTTACCTTAAATCCGACCTTGGCCCATCTTGAACctgatttttcaaaaaaaaagaaatctaACTTTAATAGATCGGATTGAATTGAAACTATCGGAGTCGAGGTTTTTGCCATCCTTAATTTCAACCTTAAAGATCACATGGGGATATGATGATGACTATTAATTGTAGCTTGAAAACTACTTGTTGGTTAGGGATCACCATAAAATTCTCAGCAATGATGAAATCATATACCATGGTTAGGACGGATAAGAGAATATTCACGTTCAGTGATTTTAaaggaaaaatttaaaagttatatatatttttatcaaaaaatttaaacaattttatattttttgaaagtattttaaattttcatctattttaatattttttatagaaCTTAAATTGAATGAATGTATAAAATTAGGGCTAAATGTGCTATTCTTTTAGAATTAAAATCAATGTGATAGAATCAGTAAACATTcgagagttaaatttgttattatgtcAAAAAGGCTACATTTATGTTCTCTTAATGATTTAACAATGTATGACCAAATTATTAAATGTCGATAACATTATtatctaaataaaaaattttggagTTAGATGACTAAAATAGAAGTATTTTAATAGTTGTGCAACTATTGTTATAACTTACGtaaattatttaagaaaatatttttaaatttgttagTTTTTAATATTACATGTTTTacatgtaattttatattttacaatttattgaATAATGTATCTATTACCATATTTAAGTGTTTTCTTGGTTGATATCAACCTCACTCTGGTCACTCGTTGAATTTATCAAAAATCCCTCACTcttaataagaaatatatatTATTCTAAGAGTAATTTTGTCTTTTTCatataaaatctagaaaaataCTTGTATGTAATAGTATTTGAACCCAAATTATTGTGATATTTGGCCTGTTAACTTTACCATTTCAGTCAAAGACATTTTATTGTTAggaataaatatcaaaattatatatgaattttgatacaatttaaacttgaAAATATGTTTATCATTTACCAAGACATAATAAATGTCTTATGAAATTGATTATCCTTTTTTCTCTTCGTCATCCTTATAAAGAAATCACAATAACGTGGATAAAAGTATCATGTAAATTCTTGTATTTGAAATTAAATTGCATTTGTCTTTACctaaaaaaatgaacaaattactCATTGTACATTAGATCAACGAGCAAATTGATTTTTAACAAATTActctatttttactgttaaaagtTGATCCATGTACACCAACATGTGGTACATGTGACACGTCACGTGTAATCATCTAATTATTTAGTCAGTCATgtcaatttttaacagtaaatatgaataaaatatttaacaaaaaatactaatttactctttaatataacatataaaaaatatttacctatttttaaataaaaaattaaaatataatctaacttATATTTTTATCGTAGTTTTACCCAAAAAGGTGGCGCTAATCTCGCCTTTCTTTTGCATGGGCCTGCCCGCCCTTCCATCCATTTTCCCTCCCTTTTCCATCCTAACAACCAAAACCGAAACTCCCTCTCCACCCTTTCTCTCCCTTCATTTTCTCTTcgcttctttcctttcttttccgtTACCACCAAATTCTCCGAACGATCCTCTCCATCCGTAACCGTCACCCTCCAAAATCTCAGTCACAGACCAATCAAATCCATCCACCTCATCAAATACTGTAACCAAAATGACATCCTCCACCACCACTACCACCGCAACCACCACCACCAAAACCGTGAACCCCCATTTAACCTTCGAACACAAGAGGTACGCTTTGCTCGCCACGTGTCCCTTGTATTCCTCTCTCTCTGATCCATGACAGTTATGATCAGATCCTTTTCCCCTTTTTTTAGTGAAAAATATTTAGACTGTTCTTTTTTTTCTACTCCGAATTTTTATCCGCGTTTATTGATTTGGATTTTGATAATGTGAGATGTGATTTAATTCTTTTGAAAACTAATTTGAGTGGAAAATATGAGCATATGTTGTTTTCTACCGTAACTCGGCAATCTTCGGATGCCGATTTCAGGTATATTCAAGCTCCATTTTCattgaaattttcatttttattttgatcatttttttgTGATCAAGATCTTAACGAATTTCATCACGGTTTGTTTTAGTAACCGAGGATTGTGCTATCTGGTTGCTAGCGATTTAATtttgtttgtttctttatttttatgaGAACTTTGTTTGAAGTTTGTGATCTTTcattgagaaaaaaaaagtttcaTGGAACCTGGTGTGGTGTTTGTCCAAATTGAGTGGAAAATATGAGCATATGTTGTTTTCTACCGTAACTCGGCAATCTTTGGATGCCGATTTCAGGTATATTCAAGCTCCATTTTCattgaaattttcatttttttgtgATCAAGACCTTAATGAATTTCATCACGGTTTGGTTTAGTAATCGAGGACTATCTGGTTGCTAGCGATTTAATTTTGtatgtttctttatttttatgaGAACGTTGTTTGAAGTTTGTGATCTTTCATTGAGAAAAAAAAGTTTCATGGAACCGGGTGTGATATTTGTCCAAATTGAGCGGAAAATGGTGATAATAAGAAGTAGACTATTTTAAGGTTTGACTAGGATACGTTTTGTACTGTAACTAGGCAATGTGTGGAAGTTGATTACAGGTAACTTGGAGCTGTGCTTTTGATTATTTTACATTCTATTTTGCTTTTTAGTTTGATGCTTTAGCTTATTTCTTGCTCTAGATTTTATTTTGCTGTAAGTTTAGGTTAGAAAGTTGTGGAAATTTGCAATCTTTCTTTGAGCTTCTTTTCTTGGAATAATCTGCAGTTAACTTGAagatttgttgaattttggggttattaaatctatctttttattttttttcattttataggGATGCGTATGGATTTGCTGTGAGGCCTCAGCATGTACAAAGATACCGAGAATATGCTAATATCTACAGGGTATTTTTCATGACTCTGTTACTCCTTTCTGTTTTAAGCTCATCGCCTTCTTTTGGCTTCTGAGGAAAGGACAGGAAAATTAAATGCCAACTCTTATATCTTGGTGAACATTGAATTTTCAAACCTCTCTCTCTTCCTCATTGTTTGGATACTAAATGATTACAAACTCTATAGTCAAAAGTCAGAACTTTGATTTAATCTCGTATATTCTCATGACTTTAGGAAGAAGAGGAGGAAAGATCAGGTAGGTGGAATGATTTCTTGGAACGCCATGCAGATTATGCTCAATTGCTTACCAATGAGATGCCCTCGGAGGGAAGAAAGGAGGTCTCGCACATTGAAGTTACAGAGGATGGGAATAATGAAGCACGAAAGGGAGTTGAAGGAGATGATTTATGCAAAAAGAAGTTGGGTTCTGATAGTCTGTCTGCTAAGGATGATGCAGAAAAAGAGAAGGTGCTGCCTGCTCCAGAGAAAAGAGGTCGTCAAACTGCAATATGGACTGAAATTAGACCATCCCTTCTGGCCATTGAAGATATGATGAGTACTCGCGTAAAGAAAGGCCGTTTATCTGAAGAAGAGCAAGAAATCAGTCGAGTAAAGCCACTATCTCTTGCAGAAGATGCTAGATTCAGTAAGGGATCATCAGAAGATGATTTTGAGGATGAATTTTTTTATGCTGAGAGATCTGACCCAGTTCAGGATGCCCCTACACTTGACAGAACCAGAAGTATAAGAGGTGCTGCTGCAAATGCAGTTTCTACAGAATCTTCATTTCCCTGGAAAGAAGAGTTGAAAGTTCTTGTCCGTGGTGGAGTACCAATGGCTCTTAGGGGAGAGGTATGTATTTGATAAGTCTCTCTCTGTTTGCCACACTCTTTCTTTGTCTCTCTTGTGAATTTGGTCATTACAGATTTGGCAAGCCTTTGTTGGTGTAAGGAGACGCCGAGTAGAAAATTATTACCAGAATCTGCTTGCCAATGAAACTAACTCTGGCAATAACACCAACCAAAAGAGCTACCAGTCAGATGGTAAGGGTTCAGCCACCAAGTCTGCATGTGGGCCTGAGAAATGGAAGGGGCAGATTGAGAAGGTTGTTCCATTTGCAGTTTGAAATATGTAGTAGTTTTATACCCCTGCAATGGGTGCTGCCTTTTTTACTGGTGTTATTAGTTTGAGATCCCTAACTACTGGTTCTGGAAACAGGATTTGCCACGAACGTTCCCTGGTCACCCTGCTCTGGATGATGATGGTAGAAATGCTTTGCGACGTTTACTTACAGCCTATGCTCGACATAACCCCTCTGTTGGATACTGTCAGGTATTAGGTTCAGAAATATATTAGCTATGGTCATGGTTGCAGTGTTATGGCTTTCTGGGTTAAGTGTTTTCTTATGCAGGCCATGAATTTCTTTGCTGCCTTTTTACTCCTCTTGATGCCTGAAGAAAATGCGTTCTGGTATGTTGAGAGACTTAGTTGAAAAATTCCTTGCAAATCCAAGTATCCATTGTTCTGTGAAATTTTTTAAGGTTACGGAGCAGAGCATATTTTGTTGCTTGAACATGATAATTTTTGTAATCCCATGATTTGCATGTTCTATTGTCTTGTTTATTTGGTGGGGGTTCTCTATTTTTAATTGCAAGCATAGCTTTCCAATTTTAAAATTAAGCACATGATTGGTTTTATATTCTTCTAAAATATCGTATTTGCTTCAGGACTTTGAAGGGTATTATCGATGAGTATTTTGATGGCTATTTCTCGGAGGAAATGATTGAGTCTCAGGTAATAACCTGCATTACTCCTTTTATTCTTTGTTGATTGATTTCTACTATCTGTTTCTCCTAAATGAGATTGTTAAAGTGGCTGATGGAATGATTATTCTTTCTATCTCTCTTGGTAACATTGTGGCCTTTTGTTAGGTTGACCAACTTGTTTTTGAAGAGTTGGTGCGTGAGAGATTTCCAAAACTTGGTTTGTTTTTTCAATATTCGTCCTTTCTTGTGTTTGAAATTTCTCAGATGTTATCTTCCCATCATGTTTTTTTGGGCAGGCAGATTATGATTGACAATTTCATGTTTATTGCAGTCAGTCATCTAGATCACCTGGGAGTACAAGTGGCGTGGGTTACTGGACCATGGTTCCTTTCCATTTTTATGAACATGCTTCCATGGGAAAGTGGTCAGGTTTCATACCATGTCTTTTAGCAATATTTAACGAGTGCCTTTGTTTCTATTTTACTGGTGTTTGTACTCATTTTATAATCGGAATAACCCGTGCTTAGTTACAAGATTCCTGATGGATTTGTCCTCACTACAGTGCTTCGAGTCTGGGATGTGTTCCTATTTGAAGGAAATCGTGTTATGCTGTTTAGGACAGCACTTGCTCTTATAGAGTTTTATGGTATGGAGTAAAAGACGCAAGAATTTTGAACTTCTATGATATCTTTACGGTAATTGAAGCCTGGAAATTATGACTAAATGAACTGCtttattaaaatgttaattttctTACAGGCCCTGAATTACTTACAACTAAGGATGCGGGAGATGCAGTTACTTTGCTACAATCATTAGCTAGCTCAACATTTGACAGCAGTCAACTCGTATTGTCAGCTTGTATGGGTTACGAAAATGTAAATGAACAAGTATTACTTGAGTTAAGGGAGAAGCACCGGTCAGTTGTAAAAGCTGCAGTTGATGAAAGATTAAGGGGGCTTCAAATTTGGAGGGAATCACAGGGCCGGGCATCTAAGCTATATGCTTTTAAGCATGATTCTATGTCAGCGCTTAGGAAAACAAGTAAGACAGGAGAATTGGTTGATTCAAAAACTAATGGAGATCTTTCACGTTCCAAGTCCGAATCAATGAATGAGGATGAAAATCTTCTTTGTCTGACAGGAGATGCTAAGTCGGATTCTGTTCCAGATCTTCAACAGCAGGTAGTATATAAGTTTTCCTTTTGATGAATACAATATTTTATTACAGACCAAACTAATGTTTGGCAAGTTGAATAGATAATAGGCTACGTCTTACTCAAAATGTATATTTGCTTGCCTTAAGTTCATGCATGAGAATTTTGTTGGCCTCTTTTGTGATGTTTCACTCTTTAATTTATTATAAACATTCACATCAGGTTGTAGGGTTAAAGGTCGAGTTGTGCAGGTTGCTGGAAGAGAAAAGATCAGCTGTTCTCaggttaataatttatattatgtcTATTACTTTTGGTTCTTCGATTGTCAGTTCTCTATTACCTCTGTTATGTCATAATGTTTTATAAATTGGATATAAGTGACTATTTAATCTTTGCATTTTAAGGAGGAACTTATCTGTTATTTACTTTAGAATTGTCTTTCTTCAGCTGAAATAACCCTTGACAAATGTGACATTGAATTCCTCACTTGTATCAGATCTGATGAACTGGAGACAGCATTGATGGAGATGGTTAAGCAGGACAATCGACGCCAATTATGTGCTAGGGTAAACTGGAATAACATATTCAATTTGCCAAAATTTACAGTCAATTGCTGACTTGTTTTTAAAGATAATTATAAAACTATGTCATTCCTATCATGCAACTCATTTTGCTTGCTTTTACCTGGCACCTTAGGCTGCTTCATGAAATTTAATGTCAATAGCATTACCAGAACTTGCTAAAAAACCCTTGTTTCTGGTTTTCATGATTCATGAATTGAAAGTTGCTAGTTTTCTTAGCAGGAATATATTGCATACTGAGCATCTGTTTCTCTTCTTTAGGTAGAGCAATTAGAGCAAGAAGTTGGTGAGCTTCGTAAGGCACTGTTTGAGAAGACTGAACAAGAAACTGCAATGCTTCAGGTTTGATTTGTTCTCCTCATCTTCAATCAGTTTGAAGATTATTTTCCTCTATCGATATGTATGTCTTTATGATAATGATGTTTGTTAAATATTTCATAGATCCTAATGCGAGTTGAGCAAGATCAAAAGGAAACAGAAGATGCTCGTAGATTTGCCGAACAAAATGCAGCTGCACAGAGATATTCTGTTGAAGTGCTTCGGGTACTCATCGTGTTTAAATCTCTTGTTTTTTTGTTTATAAATTTTcccctcaaacataccttactgaGGCACTTaaactccttttttttttcttgtgaaAAGTAAGCAGATATTGTATGTAATTTTCCCGGTCCCCTCACTGCTCTTAGCTTCAACATTTATGTTAATGCAGGAAAAGTATGAAAAGGCCATTGCTGCGCTTGCTGAAATGGAGAAAAGAGCGGTAATGGCAGAATCAATGGTGGAGGCTACCTTACATTACCATTC contains:
- the LOC108464259 gene encoding glutathione S-transferase L3-like isoform X2, whose protein sequence is MAVCYISGIGFGPSATFQDSPNRTIPFSSNQITTAALPRTKALSCFHHATTSVQPTFSFHCKTRTQFPFRPPLPASNKPTTISSAMSSGYVQEDLPPALDSTSDPPPIFDGTTRLYISYTCPYAQRVWITRNCKGLQDKIKLVPIDLKNRPTWYKENVYPPNKVPALEHNNEVKGESLDLIKYIDSHFEGPSLFPDDPAKKQFADELLSYIDSFYKTVTSSFKGEGTEAGIAFDNIETALTKFEDGPFFLGQFSLVDIAYAPFIERFHPFLLDVKKYDITLGRPKLATWIEEMNKNEGYTQTRYDPKELVESYKKRFMAHL
- the LOC108464259 gene encoding glutathione S-transferase L1-like isoform X4, whose amino-acid sequence is MAVCYISGIGFGPSATFQDSPNRTIPFSSNQITTAALPRTKALSCFHHATTSVQPTFSFHCKTRTQFPFRPPLPASNKPTTISSAMSSGYVQEDLPPALDSTSDPPPIFDGTTRLYISYTCPYAQRVWITRNCKQGLQDKIKLVPIDLKNRPTWYKENVYPPNKVPALEHNNEVKGESLDLIKYIDSHFEGPSLFPDDPAKKQFADELLSYIDSFYKTVTSSFKGEGTEAGIAFDNIETALTKFEDGPFFLGQFSLVDIAYAPFIERFHPFLLDVKKYDITLGRPKLATWIEAHL
- the LOC108464259 gene encoding glutathione S-transferase L1-like isoform X5 — encoded protein: MAVCYISGIGFGPSATFQDSPNRTIPFSSNQITTAALPRTKALSCFHHATTSVQPTFSFHCKTRTQFPFRPPLPASNKPTTISSAMSSGYVQEDLPPALDSTSDPPPIFDGTTRLYISYTCPYAQRVWITRNCKGLQDKIKLVPIDLKNRPTWYKENVYPPNKVPALEHNNEVKGESLDLIKYIDSHFEGPSLFPDDPAKKQFADELLSYIDSFYKTVTSSFKGEGTEAGIAFDNIETALTKFEDGPFFLGQFSLVDIAYAPFIERFHPFLLDVKKYDITLGRPKLATWIEAHL
- the LOC108464259 gene encoding glutathione S-transferase L3-like isoform X1; translated protein: MAVCYISGIGFGPSATFQDSPNRTIPFSSNQITTAALPRTKALSCFHHATTSVQPTFSFHCKTRTQFPFRPPLPASNKPTTISSAMSSGYVQEDLPPALDSTSDPPPIFDGTTRLYISYTCPYAQRVWITRNCKQGLQDKIKLVPIDLKNRPTWYKENVYPPNKVPALEHNNEVKGESLDLIKYIDSHFEGPSLFPDDPAKKQFADELLSYIDSFYKTVTSSFKGEGTEAGIAFDNIETALTKFEDGPFFLGQFSLVDIAYAPFIERFHPFLLDVKKYDITLGRPKLATWIEEMNKNEGYTQTRYDPKELVESYKKRFMAHL
- the LOC108464260 gene encoding CDP-diacylglycerol--glycerol-3-phosphate 3-phosphatidyltransferase 1, chloroplastic, encoding MDSEPLLQQQLDHHQSLAYSNHSSSKILTLPTVLTLGRVAAVPLLIFTFSVDSWWGRTATTSIFMAAAITDWLDGYIARRMRLCSAFGALLDPVADKLMVAATLVLLCSRPLNIAVFGQVPWLLNVPSIAIIGREITMSAVREWAASQNGKLLAAVAVNKLGKWKTATQMAALTILLATRDSSLGETGILVALGVIFLYLSAGLSVMSLVVYMEKIRKVL
- the LOC108464259 gene encoding glutathione S-transferase L1-like isoform X3 yields the protein MAVCYISGIGFGPSATFQDSPNRTIPFSSNQITTAALPRTKALSCFHHATTSVQPTFSFHCKTRTQFPFRPPLPASNKPTTISSAMSSGYVQEDLPPALDSTSDPPPIFDGTTRLYISYTCPYAQRVWITRNCKQGLQDKIKLVPIDLKNRPTWYKENVYPPNKVPALEHNNEVKGESLDLIKYIDSHFEGPSLFPDDPAKKQFADELLSYIDSFYKTVTSSFKGEGTEAGIAFDNIETALTKFEDGPFFLGQFSLVDIAYAPFIERFHPFLLDVKKYDITLGRPKLATWIEFGLFGL